In Haliotis asinina isolate JCU_RB_2024 chromosome 16, JCU_Hal_asi_v2, whole genome shotgun sequence, the following are encoded in one genomic region:
- the LOC137268117 gene encoding uncharacterized protein → MKFFTQVLSFLLSVLVAAQASNLNTVLGLSAAVSTRQCGSRTPCMWAVCRWRAALRVDETFCNFLDYGCQCREGTSCQQTGNIKPGPSNYLTYSFYCLPNGSGNQN, encoded by the exons ATGAAGTTTTTCACCCAAGTGCTGTCATTTCTTCTGTCAGTTCTGGTCGCAGCTCAGGCGAGCAACCTAAATACG GTGTTGGGACTAAGCGCGGCTGTGAGCACTCGTCAGTGTGGGTCCAGGACCCCATGCATGTGGGCAGTCTGTAGATGGAGAGCGGCATTGCGGGTGGACGAGACATTCTGTAACTTCCTCGACTATGG CTGTCAGTGTCGAGAAGGGACGTCCTGTCAACAAACCGGAAACATTAAGCCAGGTCCCAGTAACTACCTCACCTACTCCTTCTACTGCCTTCCCAACGGTTCCGGGAATCAGAATTAA